In the genome of Nitratireductor sp. GISD-1A_MAKvit, the window GGGAGAGCTGTCCGATCAGTTCCTTCTGCCTGGCCATGGCACTGGCGAGCATCATGGGCGCGAGCGCCACGAGGCTGACACCAAGACGCATGGAGATGAGAGTGTTCTCGTTGTTGAGCTCGCCAAACGCGGCAAGATGCTCCGAGGACATTGCCACGAGGCTCCAGAAACTCACCGCCGAGGTCAACAGGACTGTCAGGAAACGTGGATAGACGATGGCGGCCCACAGAAGAACGGGAACCGGAAAGGCAATGGCGCCCGGTCCACCGATCCAGATGGCGGCTGCGCAGGCCACGAGGAGGCCCAGTGCTGGCAGGGCCAGGTGGACAAGTCGCCTCAGAGACACGTTGCGTGGAAGCTTCAGCGGCTGCGCTGTAAGCAGCAGCGGAAGAATCGCCACATAGTTTGCGAATTCCGTGACAAACCAGAACGTCCAGCCGCGAAGCGCGGTGGCATTGAACAGCATGGGATTGGCAAGCGCCCCCACACCGCCGGCCAGGCATGCACCGAATCCGATGGCCGCGACCAATAGCGGAATCGATTCCGGTGTCTGCAGTCGAATCACGTCCTTGGGATACTGCTTCAGGATCGAATACGCCCCGGCAACGCTGATGAGATTGGCACCGGTGAGCAACAATGTCTTGCCGAGCGGTGAACCGGTCACAAGGTCAGCACAAACAAAACCGACGCTGGCTGCCAGCCAGCCAGCGGGCGATGCCGCCGCCGGCAGGCGCAGCAACAACCCAAGCATGAGCGCATTCGCAGGCCATACACTGGCCAGGAAACCGACAGGACGGGTGTAGATGCCAAAAAGGGAGGCTGCGAAAACCAGCGCGCCCATCGTCAAGGCAGCGCTGAGTGCCGGTCGGGATAGGTGGTTCGTGACTTTGTGAATGCCACTCGAGTTCATCAACATGGATGCGCCCCTGCACACCAGACCCCAGCTTAATACAGACTGAGGTCGCTAGCGTTAATAAAAGCGTGACTGACGGTTCTCATACGCGAAACCTCTTGGTTAACGCTTTCATGCAGACACTGTTAAAGCTGGAAGCGTAGTCTGCATGCCATGAGCCTGATCAAGATTTTATCGGCACTGTTGCGCGCAGTGCTCCTTTTTTCGCCAGCCACCATCGCGATCATGATGTTCACGTATCTCCTGCAGAATGCAGAGCACCCCAGGCAGCCGCCTCCCCTCGATACGATCCACACGGCAACACCGCGATAGGCCCGCTCATCCAGCGAATGGCGTTGCCAGACATATCGCAATCGCGCGGAAACCGGCAGCAACGCCGCTTCTGATTGCTTGGATGAAAAGAAATATCACCAGGCCTTAGGGCCTATGGCCATTTCTTCCGTAGGGAAGAAATGGCGCGAGTGACGGGGCTCGAACCCGCGACCTCCGGCGTGACAGGCCGGCACTCTAACCAACTGAGCTACACCCGCGCTTGAGGCGCTGTGCCGAAGCAGCAACGCGTCGATGAGCGCTGAATTAGGAGGTTCTTGAGGTGGTGTCAAGCAGGGTAATCGCGGTTTGTGAAACTTTCTTGAGCTTGTCCCAATTCCTGTAACAAATGCAGTTTTTCACTTGCGAACTTCGCGCGAACCACCTAAACGATCCGCTTGGAATGGGCGATTAGCTCAGTTGGTAGAGCGCTTCGTTTACACCGAAGATGTCGGCAGTTCGAGCCTGTCATCGCCCACCATTCCCCCCATCATTCTTCCACCGCCTCCCCCTTTGCTGATCGCTAGGTCGAAAAAGCTTCTACTGCTTGCCTGACGCCGAGCGTTCTCGCCAGAAACATCGTTCAGGAAGGGACATGCCGTCCTGCCGGAGACATGGCGCGGCGCGAACGCGGCTGCCCATAGCCTCTCTTGCCGGCAGGGGTTCAGGGCAGTTGAGAGCCCACGCTGCCGGCAAACACCTGACCACGAGGAATCATGGGGACGCAGCTGGCGGGGAAAGTCCACGACAGAAAAAAGAAAAGCCGGGCTTGTGACCCGGCTTTTCTTGCATCCCCTAAAGGGCGCAATCAGCTGTTGACTGCGTCCTTCAGGCCTTTGCCGGCGGAGAACTTCGGCACGTTGCGCGCCGGGATCTGAACCGTTGCGCCGGTCTGCGGGTTACGGCCCGTGGAGGCCTCACGCCGCGAAACGGAGAAGTTTCCGAAACCGACGAGGCGCACGTCCCCACCCTTCTTGAGTTCGCCCTCGATTACACCGAAGACCGCATCAACCGCGGACTGGGCATCACTCTTGGAGAGGCCCTGCCTCTTCTGCGACTGCGGATACGAGCTCGTTCTTGTTCATGTAATTACCCCTTCCTGATAAGGACCAAGTGATGCGACTCACTCAGCTCGGAGCAGTCTAGGGAGAAGCAGGGGCCGCACCAAGCGAGAAATGCGTTAAACGCCTCTCAAAACCCATGTTTTCCGCGGTTTTCGACAGAAAAGCCGGGCAAAATGCCCGGCTTTTCAAGCTTTTTCTTGAAAGACGTCGGAAAAAGGGCAAACCCTTGTGTCACAACGCCTGTACCATTTTGCGCGCCAGCGGTGAAAAACCGGCTCAGTGCGCGATGGTCTGCTCCTTGCTCCCGCCGGCATCGACTTTGCCGGCCGGCTCTACCGGCTCAACCCAGTCGATCGGTTCGGGCTTGCGAACGAGAGCATGTTCCAGAACCTCGCCCACGCGGCTGACCGGCACGATTTCGAGACCGTTTTTCACGTTCTCGGGAATGTCAGCCAGGTCTTTCGCGTTTTCCTCGGGAATGAGGACCTTCTTGATGCCGCCGCGCAGCGCCGCAAGCAGCTTTTCCTTGAGCCCGCCAATGGGCAGAACCCGACCACGCAGGGTGATCTCGCCGGTCATGGCGATGTCCTTGCGCACCGGGATTCCTGTCATGATCGACACGATTGCGGTGGCCATGGCGACACCTGCCGACGGGCCATCCTTGGGCGTTGCGCCTTCGGGCACATGCACGTGGATGTCCTTCTTGTCGAAGACCGGCGGCTCGATGCCGAAATCGACAGCCCGGGAGCGAACATAAGACGCCGCCGCCGAGATCGATTCCTTCATCACGTCGCGCAGATTACCGGTGACAGTCATCTTGCCCTTGCCGGGCATCATGACGCCTTCGATGGTGAGAAGCTCACCGCCGACTTCCGTCCATGCCAGTCCGGTCACGACACCCATCTGATCTTCGCCTTCGGCCTGGCCGAAACGATAGCGCTGAACGCCCAGATAATCAGACAGATTGTCCTCGGTCACTTCGACCGTGTCCTTGCCGTCTTCCTTCTTGGCGTTGCGCAGGATTTCGGTCACCGCCTTGCGGGCGAGCTTCATCAGTTCGCGCTCAAGGTTGCGGACACCGGCTTCCCGCGTGTAGGTGCGGATGATCTGCTGCAGAGCGCCATCGGTCACCGAAAACTCACGCTCTTCAAGCGCATGCTCGCGCACGGCCCTTGGGCAGGAGGTGGCGTCTGGCGATCTCCACCTTTTCGTCCTCGGTGTAGCCGGCGATGCGGATGATCTCCATACGGTCCATCAGCGCCGGCGGAATGTTCAGCGTGTTGGCCGTGGTCACGAACATCACGCTCGACAGGTCGTATTCCACCTCGAGATAGTGGTCCATGAAGGTTGCGTTCTGCTCGGGATCGAGAACCTCAAGCAGGGCCGATGACGGATCGCCGCGGAAATCCATGCCCATCTTGTCGATCTCGTCGAGCAGGAAGAGCGGGTTGGACTTCTTTGCCTTCTTCATCGACTGGACGACCTTGCCGGGCATCGAGCCGATATAGGTGCGGCGGTGACCACGGATTTCGGCCTCATCGCGCACGCCACCAAGCGCCATGCGGACATATTCGCGTCCGGTGGCCTTGGCGATGGACTTGGCGAGCGAGGTCTTGCCGACGCCGGGCGGACCTACGAGGCACAGGATCGGCCCCTTCAGCTTCTTCTGACGGCTCTGGACGGCCAGATATTCGACGATCCGCTCCTTCACCTTCTCAAGACCGAAATGATCCGTGTCCAGCACGTTCTCGGCAAACTCGAGATCGTTCTTGATCTTGCTCGGCCTCCTCCACGGAATGGAGAGCAGCCAGTCGAGATAGTTGCGCACCACCGTGGCCTCGGCCGACATGGGCGACATGGTCTTGAGCTTCTTCAGCTCCGCCTCGGCCTTCTCGCGCGCTTCCTTGGAGAGCTTGGTCTTGTTGATGCGCTCTTCCAGTTCCGCAGCTTCGTTGCGGCCGTCCTCGCCCTCGCCGAGCTCCTTCTGAATGGCCTTCATCTGCTCATTCAGATAATACTCGCGCTGCGTCTTCTCCATCTGGCGCTTGACGCGCGAGCGGATGCGCTTTTCCACCTGAAGCACGGAAATCTCGGCTTCCATGAAGCCCATGGCCTTTTCAAGCCGCTCGCGCACGGAGAGCGTGGCCAGCATTTCCTGCTTCTCGGGAATCTTGATCGCCAGGTGCGAGGCAACCGTATCGGCCAGCTTCGAGTAATCCTCGATCTGGGTCGCGGCACCCACCACTTCGGGCGAAATCTTCTTGTTGAGCTTTACGTAATTCTCAAAATCGGAAACGACCGAACGTGCCAGCGCCTCGATCTCGACCTGATCTTCTTCCGGCTCGGGAAGCAGATCGGCGCTCGCCTCATGGAACTCCTCACGGTCGGTGAACTCGGAGATGCGCGCACGCGACGTGCCTTCGACAAGCACCTTGACCGTACCATCGGGGAGCTTCAGAAGCTGCAGCACGTTTGCCAGCGTACCGACATCATAAATGCCACTTGGCTCCGGATCGTCGTCCGCAGCATTCATCTGCGTGGCCAGCAGGATCTGCCGCTCTGCGCCCATAACCTCTTCCAGCGCCTTGATAGACTTGTCGCGGCCGACGAAGAGCGGAACGATCATGTGCGGGAACACAACGATATCGCGCAACGGCAATACCGGGTATGAAGCACCACCAGCGGTCTTGGGGTTATCAGTCATGTTTTAGCCTTTTCATACCGCGACCACTCAAAAGCCAGTCACGGATTTCATTCTATCCGGCCAGAGCGTTATCCACCAGAAGCAACCGCAATTTTGCGCGATGCATGAATGGAAACCACCCCACCTTTGCTCCTCTCTTAGTTGGAGACGTCCACAGAGAAGATCAAGGGCTTAGCCCGGACACAGGAGCGTACACGCGGAATGCAGCCACGGTTCGATCCGATTCAGCACGATTTACGATAAATTCACGCCAGAAAACGCGAACGTCACCGGAGGCAATCCCCGGTGACGCAAAAAACAAAAACGCATTCCGAACCAGACCTCTCATCAGGCGCTGGCGTTGCCCTTTTCCTGCTCACGCTCTGCATAAATGTAGAGCGGGCGGGCATTCCCGGCGACCACCTCGTCGGAGATCACGACTTCCTGAACACCCTCCAGAGCCGGCAGCTCAAACATGGTGTCGAGCAGGATCGCTTCCATGATCGACCGCAGACCGCGGGCACCCGTCTTGCGCTCGATCGCCTTGCGGGCAATCGCGGCAAGTGCATTCTCATGGAAGGTCAGTTCCACATTCTCCATGTCGAACAGACGCTGATACTGCTTCACGAGCGCGTTTTTGGGTTCGCTCAGAATCTGGACCAGTGCAGCCTCATCCAGGTCTTCCAGGGTCGCCAGAACTGGTAAACGGCCGACAAATTCCGGAATAAGGCCGAACTTGAGCAGGTCTTCCGGCTCGACCTGGCGGAAAAGCTCTCCCGTCGGCCGATCCTCCGGAGAGGCAACCGTTGCGCCGAAACCGATGGACGTCTTTCGACCACGATCCGAAATGATCCGGTCGAGACCGGCAAAGGCCCCCACCGCAGATGAAGAGGATGTTTGCCGTATCCACCTGCAGGAACTCCTGCTGTGGGTGCTTTCGGCCGCCCTGCGGCGGTACGGAAGCGACGGTTCCTTCCATGATCTTGAGAAGCGCCTGCTGCACCCCCTCGCCCGAGACGTCCCGGGTTATGGAAGGATTGTCGGACTTGCGCGAAATCTTGTCGATCTCGTCGATATAGACGATGCCGCGCTGCGCCCGCTCGACATTGTAGTCTGCCGACTGCAGCAGCTTGAGAATGATGTTCTCGACATCCTCACCCACATAACCGGCTTCGGTCAGCGTCGTTGCATCGGCCATGGTGAAGGGCACATCGATGATGCGTGCCAGCGTCTGGGCCAGAAGCGTCTTGCCGCAGCCGGTCGGGCCGATCAGCAGGATGTTGGACTTGGCCAGCTCGACATCCGCATTTTTGGATGCGTGGGCGAGGCGCTTGTAATGGTTGTGGACAGCTACGGAAAGGACGCGTTTGGCATGCGCCTGACCGATCACGTAGTCATCCAGAACCCCGATGATTTCCTGCGGGGTCGGTACACCCTCGCGTGACTTCACCATGGAGGATTTGTTTTCTTCGCGGATGATATCCATGCACAGCTCGACGCATTCATCGCAGATGAAGACGGTCGGGCCCGCAATAAGTTTGCGGACTTCGTGCTGGCTCTTGCCGCAGAAGGAGCAGTACAGCGTATTCTTGGAGTCCCCGCTGCCGTTGCTGGCCTTGCTCATGTCTTACGTCCTTTCACTACCCACCGGCATGTCGCCCCGAACTGCCGGGCGGTCATGATGTCCGGGACGGAATGGTCCCAGACACTCCACGCTCTGTTTTCGAAACGAACCACAAATCCGAAAACGCGGCAACCACACCGAGCCCCCAACAAGACCTTGGCTTTGGAAACTCAATATAGACTTAACGTAGGCGTTCACACACCGGCTGCAAACACAAAAATGTGACAGAAATGCCGCATCCCCGACCATGAGCATGGACGGGGTGCGCAGGCATTCCGTTGTACGTCCGGTTACGAATCAGACTTTTCCGATTTCTCGACTGCGTCGCGCGAGCTGATCACCCGATCGATCAGACCGAACTCCTGCGCTTCGTCGGAGGTCATGAAATGATCGCGATCGAGGGTCTTCTCGATGGTCTCATAGTCCTGGCCCGTGTGCTGGACATAGACCTCGTTGAGGCGACGCTTCAACTTGATGATGTCCTGCGCGTGGCGCTCGATATCGGATGCCTGCCCCTGGAACCCGCCCGAAGGCTGATGCACCATGATGCGCGCGTTGGGCGTGGCAAAGCGCATGTCCTTGTGACCGGCACACAGAAGCAGCGAGCCCATGGAAGCGGCCCTGTCCGATACAAAGCGTCGAGACCGGTGGCTGGATGAACTGCATTGTATCGTAAATGGCCATGCCCGAGGTCACGACACCGCCGGGAGAATTGATGTAAAGCGCAATCTCTTTCTTGGGATTGTCCGCCTCAAGAAACAGGAGCTGGGCGCAGACGAGCGAGGCCATGCCATCCTCGATCGGGCCGGTGATGAAGATGATGCGCTCTTTGAGAAGACGCGAAAAAATGTCGTATGCCCGTTCACCCCGGTTCGTCTGCTCGACGACCATGGGCACCAGATTCATGGCGGTATCGACGGGATTCGGCATGAATATACCTTTCGGTTTGAAGCAGCACGCCGCAAAATCCGACGCACGCAAAGCGGCAGAATCGTTTTGTTCAAAGCGATAGATAGGATGCCCCCTTCCCCCGACGCAAGAGGAAGCGCGCATCATGGTGCCGTCCAAAGCCATTTCAACGGCACGAAGGGCCATGGGCGGGGCATCATGGCCCGCCCATGTTTCTGTCTCAAAAAAATCAGATCTGGGCCAGCGCCTGCTCCAGATCGGCGATGATGTCCTCCACATCCTCGATACCGATGGACAGTCGGATCACGTCAACGCCGGCGCCCGCAGCCGCTTTCTGTTCATCGGAAAGCTGACGATGCGTGGTGGAAGCCGGATGAATGATCAGTGACTTCGTGTCCCCGATATTGGCCAGGTGCGAGAAGAGCTCGACGCTCTCCACAACCTTCACGCCGGCATCAAACCCGTCCTTCAGGCCAAAGGTGAACACGGCACCCGCCCCCTTGGGCGAGTATTTCTTCATCAGCGCATGATTGGGGTCGTCAGCCAGTCCCGGATAGGAAACCCAGGCCACCCTGTCATGCCCCTTGAGCCATTCAGCCACTTTGAGCGCATTGTCGCTGTGACGCTGCATGCGCAGGGCAAGCGTCTCGATACCGGTCAGGATCTGGAACGCATTGAAGGGCGAAATGGCAGGACCGAAATCGCGCAGACCCAGGACACGGGCAGCGATTGCGAAGGCGAAATTGCCAAAGGTTTCATGCAGCACCATGCCGCCATACTCGGCGCGCGGCTCCGAGAGCATCGGATATTTGCCCGATTTCGACCAGTCGAACGTGCCACCATCGACAAGAGCCCCCCCCACTGAATTGCCATGCCCCCCCATGAATTTCGTCAGCGAGTGCAGCACGATGTCCGCGCCATGCTCGATGGGGCGCAGGAGATAGGGCGAGGCCATGGTGTTGTCGACGATGAACGGCAGACCATGGCGGCGTGCGATGTCACCGATCTTTTCCAGGTCGACAAATGTACCACCCGGATTGGCGAGACTTTCCACGAAGATAGCCTGCGTGTTCTCGTCGATCTGGCTTTCAAAACTGTCGAAATCTTCCGGATCGGCCCAGCGCACATGCCAGTCGAAATTCTTGAAGGCGTGGCCAAACTGGTTGATGGAACCGCCGTAAAGCTTCTTGGCTGCGATGAAATTCGCGCCCGGTCGCATCAGATTGTTGAAGGTTAGAAGCTGTGCGGCGTGACCGGAAGCCGTGGCAAGCGCCGCCGTGCCGCCCTCAAGGGCCGCGACGCGCTCTTCAAGCACGGCCTGGGTCGGGTTCATGATCCGGGTGTAGATGTTTCCGAAGGCCTTCAGGCCAAACAGCGATGCGGCGTGATCCGCATCGTCGAAAACATAGGAGGTGGTCTGATAGATCGGCGTGGCGCGTGCGCCTGTCGCCGGATCGGGCTGCGCGCCTGCGTGCACCGCCAGCGTGTCAAAACCGGGCGTACGCTCACTCATAACAATTCCTCCATATACAAATTGAGTCAGCTGCATCAATACAGAGGCGACCGGCGCAGGAAAAGGAGATTTATCCCGGAGTGCGGCGCCGGCCTGGAAAATCAGCGCTGGCGGATGCCAAAACTCTGGAATCCCTTGCGCATGACAGGCTTTTTGGAGGAAATGACCCGGCTGTTGACCCCGTTCCAGCCGATTTCGCGTGAAAGCCGCGCATATTCAATCTTCGGGCAGCGGTCCATCACCACCTTGATGCCATGCGCTTCCAGCTTTTTCGCCGCAGCGTCATCGCGAACTGTAAGCTGCATCCAGACAACGCCAGGAAGCGGCTGCATCGCCAGCACTTCATCGACAACGCCGGGAATGGCGGAAGACGGTCGGAATACATCAACCATGTCCACGGGTTCCGGCAGATCGGCGAGACGGGCAACGACCGGCCGACCGGCAATCTCCTTGCCCGCATGGCCCGGATTGACGGGAAACACCGTGTACCCCTTGTCGACGAGGTATTTCGTGACGAAAAAACTCGGTCGCACCTCATTGGCGGATGCGCCGACGATGGCGACGGACTTTACCGTGTTCAGAATGCCGGAAATATAGGCTTCATCATATCTATCGTGGTTCATCATCTCTCCAGTGAAACTCGTGCTCTCACCGCGCCTCAGTCGGGCGACCCTGCACGGCCAAGGGATATGAGAGGCCGATCTCATTCCAGGCACAAACGCGGATCATGTTATGCTTTCCATCAAGAGCTGCCCGTGGAAAACCGAAGGGGTCGAACATGTTGAGATATGCATCACCTGTATTGGCAGCGCTGATCATCGCCAGCCCGGCCGAGGCCATATCCCGTTACACGTCAACTGCCATGAGCTGCACCGAGGCGCAAGCAAGGATCGCATCGGAGGGCGCGGCCATCATGCGGTATCAGTCGCGCCGAACGCCGGGCCTTCCCCTCTATGACCGCTACGTGGCCAATGAGCGGCTTTGCCCGCCGGGCCATACCGGCACGCGCGACCATATTCCCACCGCCGACCGTGCCGCCTGCCCGGTTTTGCGATGCAAACCGGAGTTCCGAGAACGGCATTTTCGACGCCCATGGCACTTCAGCGACCGTTAGAACACATTCGAATTTTTACAAATATTCCAAAAGATCATTTTTATAATAATTATTTTCGGCGATTGAAAATACTTGTCTTCACTTTTGTATAAACATTCGCTTTTTTCCTGAACTGAATACCCACATTACTTTCCTCGCGCCGATACCGGCACCTTTTCAGGAAACGGGATCCGGCGTTTTTTATGTCTGTTCGAAAAAGAGGAAAGTTATGCGTAAGACATTAATTCTTGCGACCAGTATAGGCTTTCTGTTTCCGCAGAACAGCCTACAGGCTTCAGGTCTTGGCTGTTATCAGATTCAGAACGCAATTCAGTCGAATGGAACGCTCATTCTGCGCTATTCTTCGCGCAAGGGCGGGCCAGTTGACCGCTATGACCGCTTCGTCGCCAATCTCGACGAATGCCCCCTGAGCTTCAACACGCTCAAGGCGCGCCGCATACCGACACAGGATGGAAGGGCATGTCCGGTTCACATATGCTGGACCCATGAGTAGAGCATGCCGATTTGGGGGCCAGCAGATGTCCGCGAGCGGTATCCACCGCTCGCGGCGACAGCGTGTTCACCTGCCCTGCCACTCGGGCGCGCGCTTTTCGATAAAGGCACCGATACCTTCTTCAGCGTCCTGTGCCATCATGTTTTCCACCATCACCCGCACCGTGTACTCATAGGCTTGCGCAAGATCCATCTCGGCCTGTTCATAGAAGGCCTCCTTGCCAATCCGAAGTGTCAAAGGTGATTTGGAAGCAATGACTTGCGCGAAATCCATGACAGTCTGATTCAAGCTTTCCTGGGGCACGACCCGGTTGATGAGACCAAAACTCCTGGCCGTTTCCGCATCAATCATCTCGCCTGTCAGCAGCATTTCCATCGCATGTTTGCGCGAGACGTTGCGCGACAGCGCCACCATCGGCGTGGAACAGAAGAGGCCGATATTCACGCCCGGCGTGGCGAATTTGGCTGTCTCGCTCGCCACCGCCAGATCGCAGGAAGCGACGAGCTGACAGCCCGCAGCGGTTGCCACCCCGCTCACTTCGGCGATCACCGGCTTGGGATGACGAACAATCGTCTGCATAACACTGGCGCACAAAAGCATGGTCTTCTCAAAAAACGCCCTGCCCCGGTCTTTCCCAGATCGATGTGCGGTCAGTTCCTTCAGATCGTGGCCGGCGCAGAACACCTTGCCCTCGGAGCGAAGCACGATCACCCGAACGGTTTCGTCCGACTGAGCACGGTCCAGCTCGCCCTTCAGCGCTTCCATCATTCCAATCGAAAGTGCATTGGCCGGTGGACTGGCCAGGGTGATCCTCAGGATCCCGTCGGCCTCGCTCACTGAAACCGGTGCCTTAACGCTCTCATGAACTGCCGCCGCCTCGGCCATGGTCATTCTCCCACTTTATGTACCATCATCACCATAGTGCCGCTTGTGTTGCGCCGGCAATCCGGCAATTGTGCTGTTCGCTAGGCTTTTTAGGGTCAGGAAGCGCGGAGTGAGAGGAAAGCGCCAATGGATGCCACACGCGGGGCGCCCGGAAACGACAACACCACATTCAAGCCGGTCCTGAATGCGGAAGAGGTGAATTGTTATCTCCGCGAGGTTTTTCCGCAAGCCTGCAGCGGAGATCCTGCCGAGTATCGTGCCATCGATATCTGGCCCGGCGGCTGTACGGTCAGGCTCGAAGTCGCCTTCAAGCATCTGCGCCCGGGCGACACCGTGTCGGGCCCCTCGCTTTTCGCGCTCGCAGATATCGGCGGCTATGTCTGCGCACTCTCCCATATTGGCCGCAAGGCCCTCACCGTCACGACCAATCTCAACATCAACTTCATGCGCAAGGCCGGTCCCGGTGTCATAGACGGCCATTGCCGAATTCTCAAACTGGGACGCCGGCTGATGGTGTTCGAGGCTGAACTCGTGGCTGGAGAGGCGAGCGAAACCGTTGCGCACGCAACCGGCACCTACGCAATCCCGCCCGCCAACTGAGCCGATGAGCGACTGGCAAGGGCGAAATCATCTCGGGTTTTGCGGTAATATAATACCTTATTTCTAGGCCTCTGTTTTTATTGGCCTTTTTTCGGGCGCAAAACAAAGAACTGACTTGACGGGTCGGCTGCCCCTCTATAGGAAACCATCGCTGCACCTCAAATGTGGTGCTGCATTGGTTTGCATTGCCTGAGCCTGCCGGGTTTCGACAATGT includes:
- a CDS encoding O-acetylhomoserine aminocarboxypropyltransferase, whose product is MSERTPGFDTLAVHAGAQPDPATGARATPIYQTTSYVFDDADHAASLFGLKAFGNIYTRIMNPTQAVLEERVAALEGGTAALATASGHAAQLLTFNNLMRPGANFIAAKKLYGGSINQFGHAFKNFDWHVRWADPEDFDSFESQIDENTQAIFVESLANPGGTFVDLEKIGDIARRHGLPFIVDNTMASPYLLRPIEHGADIVLHSLTKFMGGHGNSVGGALVDGGTFDWSKSGKYPMLSEPRAEYGGMVLHETFGNFAFAIAARVLGLRDFGPAISPFNAFQILTGIETLALRMQRHSDNALKVAEWLKGHDRVAWVSYPGLADDPNHALMKKYSPKGAGAVFTFGLKDGFDAGVKVVESVELFSHLANIGDTKSLIIHPASTTHRQLSDEQKAAAGAGVDVIRLSIGIEDVEDIIADLEQALAQI
- a CDS encoding PaaI family thioesterase; translated protein: MDATRGAPGNDNTTFKPVLNAEEVNCYLREVFPQACSGDPAEYRAIDIWPGGCTVRLEVAFKHLRPGDTVSGPSLFALADIGGYVCALSHIGRKALTVTTNLNINFMRKAGPGVIDGHCRILKLGRRLMVFEAELVAGEASETVAHATGTYAIPPAN
- a CDS encoding CoA-binding protein → MNHDRYDEAYISGILNTVKSVAIVGASANEVRPSFFVTKYLVDKGYTVFPVNPGHAGKEIAGRPVVARLADLPEPVDMVDVFRPSSAIPGVVDEVLAMQPLPGVVWMQLTVRDDAAAKKLEAHGIKVVMDRCPKIEYARLSREIGWNGVNSRVISSKKPVMRKGFQSFGIRQR
- a CDS encoding diguanylate cyclase encodes the protein MLMNSSGIHKVTNHLSRPALSAALTMGALVFAASLFGIYTRPVGFLASVWPANALMLGLLLRLPAAASPAGWLAASVGFVCADLVTGSPLGKTLLLTGANLISVAGAYSILKQYPKDVIRLQTPESIPLLVAAIGFGACLAGGVGALANPMLFNATALRGWTFWFVTEFANYVAILPLLLTAQPLKLPRNVSLRRLVHLALPALGLLVACAAAIWIGGPGAIAFPVPVLLWAAIVYPRFLTVLLTSAVSFWSLVAMSSEHLAAFGELNNENTLISMRLGVSLVALAPMMLASAMARQKELIGQLSHLASRDPLSNLLNRRAFDELAGRRAFECARHSRPVSVLMVDIDHFKSINDRFGHAAGDKVISIAAARLSGLLRLQDVIGRIGGEEFAILLPGCGRRQAIEIAERIRSAFSQTPVSLENGVSIVVTLSVGLAAAADGSVELDALLAEADEALYQAKRLGRNRAETRSEK
- a CDS encoding enoyl-CoA hydratase, whose protein sequence is MAEAAAVHESVKAPVSVSEADGILRITLASPPANALSIGMMEALKGELDRAQSDETVRVIVLRSEGKVFCAGHDLKELTAHRSGKDRGRAFFEKTMLLCASVMQTIVRHPKPVIAEVSGVATAAGCQLVASCDLAVASETAKFATPGVNIGLFCSTPMVALSRNVSRKHAMEMLLTGEMIDAETARSFGLINRVVPQESLNQTVMDFAQVIASKSPLTLRIGKEAFYEQAEMDLAQAYEYTVRVMVENMMAQDAEEGIGAFIEKRAPEWQGR